A window of Diorhabda carinulata isolate Delta chromosome 7, icDioCari1.1, whole genome shotgun sequence contains these coding sequences:
- the LOC130896137 gene encoding endonuclease III-like protein 1 has protein sequence METTKTVTSTARYNTRSGKTPLDFATFKKKTKKQLTKNPEDVAETSINTVITDYTNPSKRKHITIESDIKKNKKVPANWEQVLSNLRDMRKESDAPVDSMGCDKCHDENAPLQVQRYQQLLALMLSSQTKDQITFAAMKKLINHGCTIENVLKTEDTKLGELIYPVSFWKNKVKYIKKTSEMLLKEYNSDIPDSVEKLCKLPGVGPKMAHICMETAWGQITGIGVDTHVHRITNRLGWVTTKTPEETRKALEEWLPQSLWGEVNSLLVGFGQQICAAVKPQCSSCLNNDICPFGKKYLKGEIKRTKVKKST, from the exons ATGGAAACAACAAAAACTGTAACGTCAACAGCTAGATATAATACTAGAAGCGGTAAAACCCCTCTAGATTTTGCAACATtcaagaaaaaaacgaaaaaacaattAACTAAGAATCCTGAAGATGTAGCAGAAACATCTATTAATACCGTTATTACTGATTATACAAATCCTTCGAAAAGGAAACATATTACAATAGAAAGtgatattaaaaagaataaaaaagttcCTGCGAATTGGGAACAAGTTTTAAGTAACCTACGAGATATGAGGAAAGAATCAGACGCTCCTGTAGATTCCATGGGGTGCGATAAATGCCACGATGAAAACGCACCTCTACAG GTGCAAAGGTATCAACAGTTGTTAGCTTTAATGTTAAGTAGTCAAACTAAAGATCAAATAACTTTCGCGGCTATGAAAAAACTCATAAATCACGGTTGTACTATCGAAAATGTTCTAAAAACTGAAGACACAAAATTAGGGGAACTTATATACCCCGTTAGTTTCTGGAAA aataaagttaaatatattaaaaaaacaagcGAAATGCTTCTTAAAGAATATAATAGTGATATACCAGATTCTGttgaaaaattgtgtaaattACCAGGGGTAGGTCCGAAAATGGCTCATATCTGCATGGAAACAGCTTGGGGACAAATAACTGGTATAG GTGTGGATACTCATGTCCATAGGATAACGAATCGTTTAGGTTGGGTAACCACCAAAACTCCGGAAGAAACCAGAAAGGCGTTAGAAGAATGGTTACCGCAATCATTATGGGGTGAAGTTAATTCTTTATTAGTTGGTTTCGGTCAGCAAATATGTGCGGCCGTCAAACCTCAGTGTTCGTCTTGTTTAAATAACGATATTTGCccttttggaaaaaaatatttgaagggCGAAATAAAACGTACGAAAGTTAAAAAATCAACTtga
- the LOC130896140 gene encoding nucleolar protein 12 — protein MRSSSNNLRKSKNRYNKINLVFDENKRREFLTGFHKRKLQRKKEAKEKFERDLKEERKRIKAEAKESYKKLVVSHRPIPELEDLLSEKYEDEDVTVKVLELSTNDIAKQNNWIGTNQPKYEDIDEDESDSRNVEENEIPGMELKRKPILSKKKQEKITKFNSEKEVKKILKKQATKSIKKSKVFQMKNKMERQKQKKKSMQMKKERLKIREKKGRRNKRGKNKGGNYNE, from the exons atgagatCGTCAAGTAATAATTTAAGGAAATCAAAAAAcagatacaataaaataaatttggtatTCGACGAAAATAAAAGAAG AGAATTTTTAACTGGATTCCATAAAAGGAAATTACAACGTAAAAAGGAAGCTAAAGAAAAATTCGAAAGGGATCTAAAGGAGGAAAGGAAACGAATAAAAGCCGAAGCAAAGgaatcttataaaaaattagtagtTTCACATAGACCGATTCCGGAGCTGGAAGATTTATTAAGCGAAAAATACGAAGATGAAGACGTAACTGTGAAAGTGTTAGAACTCTCGACTAACGATATAGCGAAACAAAACAATTGGATAGGAACAAATCAACCAAAATACGAAGATATTGATGAAGATGAAAGTGATAGTAGAAACGTCGAAGAAAACGAAATCCCCGGTATGGAATTGAAACGAAAACCGATATTGAgtaaaaagaaacaagaaaaaataacgaaattcaatTCGGAAAAAGAGGTTaaaaagatattgaagaaaCAGGCGACAAAGAgcataaaaaaaagtaaagttttccagatgaaaaataaaatggaacggcaaaaacaaaagaagaaatccATGCAAATGAAAAAGGAAAGGTTGAAAATTCGAGAGAAAAAGGGGAGAAGAAATAAAAGAGGAAAGAATAAAGGAGGAAACTATAATGAGTGA